A genomic segment from Arcobacter acticola encodes:
- a CDS encoding type I secretion system permease/ATPase, which translates to MDESNQVDLNGDFENIKEQRKEDTLLESLLFLSKYHKRTASAESLIAGLAIYNSLMTPSMFEKSAKRIGLITKAVSRKLSQIDNLALPAVMLLNNNKACIVLNIDLQKNKAILIMPHVSTETQITLSIEELEKLYTGNLFIIKPAYNFENRVDKDVEVEDTKKWFWRTMQKNLSIYKLVIVAALLINIFVIFVPLFTMNVYDRVLPNKAVDTLWVLLSGIVFVLIFDFILKLIRAYFIEQAGKRADIRMSSKIFDQLLNIKLDAKPSSTGMFVSRLQSFESVREFFTTATITAFVDLPFVIFFIGIIFYIGGPLGYVSLATMFIAITFSWFMQKPIKKTILNAAKEDQIKQTVLTETVTGLEIIKSVRAQNRMRTHWERSISQTSYYGNKSHYLSQIVTYFVGFISQLSGIVIVAGGVILATQGTVTMGAIIAAMMLNSRVIGPVSQIAGMIIRLDRTLLSLNNIDEIMKMPVERERNQKYLSRPDLDGDIVFKDVNFAYKDQKFDVLKNINLTIKKGERVGIIGKIGSGKSTLGKLLINLYEPSKGSILVDNTDIRQIDPVDLRRSVGYVPQEPFLFMGSIKDNITIGEQFATDEQILKAAQIAGVHDFLGKHEKGYDLIVGERGEGLSGGERQSVTLARAILSNPNILLLDEPTNMMDELSENIFKKKVQTIVKDKTVIIITHKPSLLSIVDRLIVIEDGKVVADGPKEKVVAAFGAKQPTATTVKQTIAKRVINE; encoded by the coding sequence TTGGATGAATCAAATCAAGTAGATTTAAACGGCGATTTTGAAAATATAAAGGAACAAAGAAAAGAAGATACTCTTTTAGAGTCTCTTCTTTTTTTATCAAAATACCATAAAAGAACAGCATCAGCAGAATCACTAATTGCAGGTTTAGCTATATACAACTCTCTTATGACACCTTCTATGTTTGAAAAGTCTGCGAAAAGAATAGGTCTAATCACAAAAGCCGTAAGTAGAAAACTCTCACAAATAGATAACTTAGCACTACCAGCTGTTATGCTTTTGAATAACAATAAAGCTTGCATAGTTTTAAATATCGATTTACAAAAAAATAAAGCAATTCTTATCATGCCACATGTAAGTACAGAAACTCAAATCACCCTTAGTATTGAAGAACTAGAAAAACTATACACTGGAAATCTTTTTATAATTAAGCCAGCATATAACTTCGAAAATAGAGTAGATAAAGATGTGGAAGTAGAAGATACAAAAAAATGGTTCTGGCGAACTATGCAAAAAAACTTAAGTATCTATAAGTTAGTTATAGTTGCAGCCTTATTGATAAATATCTTTGTAATCTTTGTGCCTTTATTTACTATGAATGTATATGATAGGGTTTTACCAAATAAAGCAGTTGATACCTTATGGGTTTTATTATCAGGGATTGTATTTGTACTAATCTTTGATTTTATACTAAAACTAATACGAGCATATTTTATAGAACAAGCTGGAAAACGAGCTGATATAAGAATGTCAAGTAAGATCTTTGATCAGCTCTTAAATATAAAACTAGATGCAAAACCATCTTCAACAGGTATGTTTGTAAGTAGACTTCAATCTTTTGAAAGTGTTAGAGAGTTTTTTACAACTGCTACTATTACAGCATTTGTGGATTTACCTTTTGTGATATTTTTTATTGGTATCATTTTTTATATTGGTGGACCTTTGGGTTATGTATCATTGGCTACTATGTTTATAGCTATCACTTTTTCTTGGTTTATGCAAAAACCAATTAAAAAGACTATTTTAAACGCAGCAAAAGAAGATCAGATAAAACAAACAGTTTTAACAGAAACTGTAACAGGTTTAGAGATTATAAAAAGCGTAAGAGCACAAAATCGTATGAGAACACACTGGGAAAGATCTATTTCTCAAACTTCATACTATGGAAACAAATCTCATTACCTATCACAAATAGTTACTTATTTTGTAGGATTTATCTCACAACTTTCAGGAATAGTAATAGTTGCAGGTGGAGTAATACTAGCAACCCAAGGAACAGTAACCATGGGAGCAATAATTGCAGCCATGATGTTAAATAGTAGGGTTATAGGACCAGTTTCACAAATAGCAGGAATGATAATAAGACTAGATAGAACACTTCTTTCACTTAATAACATAGATGAGATTATGAAAATGCCAGTTGAGAGAGAAAGAAATCAAAAATATCTAAGTCGACCTGATTTAGATGGAGATATAGTTTTCAAAGACGTAAACTTTGCATACAAAGATCAAAAATTTGATGTACTAAAAAACATAAACTTAACTATCAAAAAAGGTGAAAGAGTAGGAATCATAGGAAAAATTGGTTCTGGAAAATCAACTTTAGGAAAACTTCTTATAAATCTATATGAACCATCAAAAGGTTCAATTTTGGTAGATAATACAGATATAAGACAAATCGACCCAGTGGATTTAAGAAGATCAGTGGGATATGTTCCACAAGAGCCGTTTTTATTTATGGGAAGTATTAAGGACAATATCACTATTGGTGAGCAGTTTGCAACAGATGAGCAGATTTTAAAAGCAGCTCAAATAGCAGGTGTTCATGACTTCTTGGGTAAACATGAAAAAGGTTATGATTTAATAGTAGGTGAGAGGGGTGAAGGTCTTTCAGGTGGTGAGAGACAATCAGTAACTCTAGCTCGAGCTATTTTATCAAATCCAAATATTTTACTACTAGATGAGCCTACAAATATGATGGATGAGTTATCTGAAAATATATTTAAGAAAAAAGTTCAAACAATAGTAAAAGACAAAACAGTTATCATAATAACTCACAAACCATCACTTCTATCAATCGTAGATAGACTAATAGTAATAGAAGATGGAAAAGTAGTAGCAGATGGACCAAAAGAGAAAGTAGTAGCTGCCTTTGGAGCAAAACAGCCAACAGCAACAACTGTAAAACAAACAATAGCAAAAAGAGTAATCAATGAGTAG
- a CDS encoding TolC family protein, with protein sequence MKIKKITYSLSALAFLMSSLNATTIKDVVEHSLISNQDIVSKSINNDAFKKYIDEQEGGYYPKIDLTANAGVVDQNDTVKGSSRVDTNQNGGNVQLDLEQMLYDGNLTSSSVEEAKARYAANKLKNSNDVESILFDGINAYLNILKYDERIKVSKENLLVHEDYLSIANQTEKINGEILDKVQTKAKIHSAKSNLFEETNNKSAAKSSFVKNVGMPVDNNICRPVINEGKIPASLETLQKAALENNYQILGQIETIKQQRALIEQENAGFLPTLKFKLQSLYDNDFAENEVKSNTYTAKVELKYNIFNGLVNSNRSEREVLFLKEAQAKLDVVTKSVLDEIAVAYETYNTSKKQIVELKQFIEENKQIISIYKDQFDAGTRNFIDVLNVEGDLYNSKLALINTEFSMYTSYYDILKATSTLQSTVVSSENQVCGQTTTKANKKTSTQSDTSVQSLLAEDTTTVKEVKEAPVQVNTVAPSTVANEYALLLASYKDSAYANKMLNSVSSSLQNDVKAKVVSNSNGTQSLALYNIDGLQNALELKKQLAGQFPQAYYIKKEIIRI encoded by the coding sequence ATGAAAATTAAAAAAATCACATACAGTCTTAGTGCATTAGCTTTTTTAATGTCATCATTAAATGCAACGACAATAAAAGACGTGGTAGAACACTCTTTGATATCAAATCAAGATATTGTTTCAAAATCAATAAACAATGATGCATTTAAAAAATACATAGATGAGCAAGAAGGTGGATACTATCCAAAAATCGATCTTACAGCAAACGCTGGTGTAGTAGATCAAAATGATACAGTAAAAGGTTCATCAAGAGTTGATACAAACCAAAACGGTGGAAATGTTCAGTTAGATTTAGAACAAATGTTATACGATGGTAATCTAACTTCTAGTTCAGTTGAAGAAGCAAAAGCTAGATACGCTGCTAATAAACTAAAAAACTCTAACGATGTAGAGAGTATTCTTTTTGATGGTATCAACGCATATTTAAATATTTTAAAATATGATGAAAGAATCAAAGTTTCAAAAGAAAATTTACTTGTTCATGAAGATTATCTTTCAATTGCAAATCAAACAGAAAAAATCAATGGAGAAATCTTAGATAAAGTTCAAACAAAAGCAAAAATTCACTCAGCAAAAAGTAATCTTTTTGAAGAAACAAACAACAAAAGTGCAGCAAAAAGTTCTTTTGTAAAAAATGTAGGAATGCCAGTAGATAACAATATTTGTAGACCAGTTATAAATGAAGGGAAAATTCCTGCTAGTTTAGAAACACTACAAAAAGCAGCTTTAGAAAACAACTACCAAATTTTAGGGCAAATAGAAACAATCAAACAACAAAGAGCACTAATAGAACAAGAAAATGCAGGTTTCCTTCCAACACTAAAATTTAAACTTCAAAGTTTATATGATAATGACTTTGCTGAAAATGAAGTAAAATCAAACACATACACTGCAAAAGTAGAATTAAAATACAATATCTTTAATGGTTTAGTAAACTCTAATAGATCAGAAAGAGAAGTTTTATTTTTAAAAGAAGCACAAGCAAAACTTGATGTTGTTACAAAATCTGTTTTAGATGAAATTGCAGTTGCATATGAAACATATAACACATCAAAAAAACAAATTGTTGAATTAAAACAATTTATCGAAGAAAATAAACAAATCATTTCAATCTACAAAGATCAGTTTGATGCAGGAACTAGAAACTTCATTGACGTTTTAAATGTTGAAGGTGATTTATATAACTCTAAATTAGCTTTAATCAACACAGAATTTTCAATGTATACTTCATATTATGATATTTTAAAAGCAACTTCTACACTTCAATCAACAGTAGTTAGCTCTGAAAATCAAGTTTGTGGACAAACAACTACAAAAGCAAACAAAAAGACAAGTACACAATCAGATACATCAGTTCAATCACTTTTAGCAGAAGATACAACAACAGTAAAAGAAGTTAAAGAAGCACCTGTTCAAGTAAATACAGTAGCTCCTTCAACTGTAGCAAATGAATATGCACTTTTATTAGCATCATACAAAGATTCAGCTTATGCAAATAAAATGTTAAATTCAGTATCATCATCACTTCAAAATGATGTAAAAGCAAAAGTAGTATCAAACTCAAATGGTACACAATCTCTAGCTTTATACAATATTGATGGTTTACAAAATGCCCTTGAACTTAAAAAACAATTAGCAGGACAATTTCCACAAGCGTATTATATAAAAAAAGAAATAATTAGGATATAA
- a CDS encoding glycosyltransferase family 4 protein — translation MTTLLFYCAILFIITYFSIRKFITIAPQLGLVDIPNERSSHQKPMPRGAGLVFGLIFLLGIVFYDLDTFSENKYTFLAILIIYICGVVDDKFTISAKQKLVFIVLSSVIVYFNGYEITNIGTFFNISVNLGYLALPFTVFAIAAFTNAVNLSDGLDGLAGSISTIILSAVFVIGYVYHDNILMVWSAILIAIILAFLVLNWHPAKVFMGDSGSLLLGFVIAILSIKSLTYINPASVLFLAAVPILDTLVVFRRRIQRGKSPFEADKNHLHHILNNIKQDKAFTVKMLISIQLAFSCMFLQLHKQDDALNLVVFFLLFSIFFNLFDPRARRRAKDARLRKKYARIKYENKKLKENKKLKENKIVKEEIIEELKEDIKKEIKKDYEI, via the coding sequence ATGACTACACTACTGTTTTACTGCGCAATATTATTTATCATCACATATTTTTCTATTAGAAAATTTATCACTATAGCTCCACAACTAGGGCTTGTAGATATTCCAAATGAAAGAAGTTCACATCAAAAACCTATGCCAAGAGGTGCTGGGTTGGTTTTTGGTCTTATTTTTTTACTTGGAATAGTATTTTATGATTTAGATACTTTCAGTGAAAATAAATATACATTTTTAGCGATACTTATTATATATATTTGTGGTGTAGTTGATGACAAATTTACAATCAGTGCAAAACAAAAACTAGTATTTATAGTACTATCTTCGGTAATAGTTTATTTCAATGGCTATGAAATCACAAATATAGGTACATTTTTCAATATATCTGTAAACCTTGGTTACTTAGCTCTTCCATTTACTGTATTTGCAATAGCTGCATTTACAAATGCTGTAAATCTAAGTGATGGTCTTGATGGACTAGCAGGATCTATTTCTACTATCATATTATCAGCTGTATTTGTCATAGGTTATGTTTATCATGATAATATTTTGATGGTATGGAGTGCAATACTTATAGCTATAATCTTAGCTTTTTTAGTCCTAAACTGGCATCCTGCAAAGGTATTTATGGGAGATAGTGGTTCACTACTTTTAGGTTTTGTAATAGCAATCCTAAGTATAAAATCACTTACATATATAAATCCAGCATCTGTACTATTTTTAGCAGCTGTTCCAATACTAGATACATTAGTTGTATTTAGAAGAAGAATCCAAAGGGGAAAATCACCTTTTGAAGCTGATAAAAATCACCTACACCATATACTAAACAATATCAAACAAGATAAAGCCTTCACAGTAAAAATGCTAATCTCAATACAACTGGCTTTCTCTTGTATGTTTTTACAACTACACAAACAAGACGATGCTTTGAACTTAGTAGTTTTCTTTTTATTATTTTCTATTTTCTTCAATCTTTTTGACCCAAGAGCAAGAAGAAGAGCAAAAGATGCAAGACTAAGAAAAAAATATGCAAGAATAAAATATGAAAACAAAAAACTAAAAGAAAACAAAAAACTAAAAGAAAATAAAATAGTAAAAGAAGAAATCATAGAAGAACTTAAAGAAGATATAAAAAAAGAAATCAAAAAAGACTACGAAATATAA
- a CDS encoding ATP-binding protein — MTESQTIEFKQIWKDEYLKTICAFANTDGGNLYIGLDDNSNVYGKTWDDIAEENFTLEEIDLNTIQKFKNLAKDRAPNIQNENDLEELLKKLNLYDGKYLKRAAILLFAKNPQKYYIQSHSKIGRFLSETDIQSSDILEGNLIDQVDKIMDVLRLKYLKAYISYEGMHRREKLEYPYNALREAVINALIHRDYTNTSNLQIKVYDNKLMMYNGATLSSEVPIDMFNKPHQSKPFNPTMANVFYKCGFIENWGKGTTNIIEECIQYGLPKPTFEYTWTAVVATFYKIVEIDEGVNGGVNGGVNGGVNGGVENTVYNFILKNPNFNAKQISEKTNIPLRSTERWIKQLKNENKIKFEGSPKTGGYQAITNNK, encoded by the coding sequence ATGACAGAATCACAAACTATAGAATTCAAACAAATATGGAAAGATGAATATCTAAAAACTATTTGCGCCTTTGCAAATACAGATGGAGGAAATCTTTATATAGGTCTTGATGATAACTCAAATGTATATGGAAAAACTTGGGATGATATAGCAGAAGAGAACTTTACTCTAGAAGAGATAGATCTAAACACAATTCAAAAGTTTAAAAATCTAGCAAAAGATAGAGCACCTAATATTCAAAATGAAAATGATTTAGAAGAACTTTTAAAAAAGCTAAATCTCTATGATGGGAAATATCTAAAAAGAGCAGCAATTTTACTTTTTGCTAAAAACCCTCAAAAATACTACATACAATCACATTCGAAAATTGGAAGATTTTTAAGTGAAACAGATATTCAAAGTAGTGACATATTAGAAGGCAATTTGATAGATCAAGTTGATAAAATAATGGATGTGCTAAGACTCAAATACTTAAAAGCATATATTTCTTATGAGGGGATGCATAGAAGAGAAAAACTAGAATACCCTTACAATGCACTAAGAGAAGCTGTTATCAATGCCTTGATACATAGAGACTATACAAATACATCAAATCTACAAATAAAAGTATATGACAATAAACTCATGATGTATAACGGAGCTACTTTAAGCAGTGAAGTTCCTATAGATATGTTTAACAAGCCACACCAGTCAAAACCATTTAATCCTACGATGGCAAATGTATTTTACAAATGCGGTTTTATAGAAAACTGGGGAAAAGGAACTACAAATATAATAGAGGAATGCATACAATATGGTCTTCCAAAACCAACATTTGAATATACTTGGACAGCAGTAGTTGCGACATTTTATAAGATAGTTGAAATTGATGAGGGTGTAAATGGCGGTGTAAATGGCGGTGTAAATGGCGGTGTAAATGGCGGTGTAGAGAATACTGTATATAATTTCATTCTAAAAAACCCAAATTTTAACGCAAAACAGATAAGTGAAAAGACAAATATTCCCCTACGAAGTACTGAAAGATGGATAAAACAACTAAAAAATGAAAATAAAATAAAATTTGAAGGTTCACCAAAAACAGGTGGCTACCAAGCCATAACCAATAACAAATAA
- the galE gene encoding UDP-glucose 4-epimerase GalE, with protein sequence MQILVTGAAGYIGSHVVKQLLEQTDYEIIIIDNLCTGFETTINTLKSLDSTNKRIKYYNQNLSEWEKVEDIFKENNIKEIIHFAASLVVPESVEQPLKYYLNNTANTANLIQIATKYGVNKFIFSSTAAVYGEPNKEDIPVSETTRTSPINPYGSSKLFSESVIKDTAFANETFKFVILRYFNVAGADVDGKIGQSTLNATHLIKVAAETALNKRAKMSIFGDDYDTQDGTCIRDYIHVCDLADAHLKALKYLDTNPSDIFNCGYGYGYSVKEVIDTMKKVSNTDFKVDIVPRRAGDPSTLISNNTKIKTKMNWTPKYNDLELICKTALDWEKNL encoded by the coding sequence ATGCAAATATTAGTAACAGGTGCAGCAGGATATATAGGAAGTCATGTAGTAAAACAATTACTTGAACAAACAGATTATGAAATCATCATCATAGATAACCTATGCACAGGCTTTGAAACGACTATAAATACTTTAAAGTCACTTGATAGTACAAACAAAAGAATCAAATACTACAATCAAAACCTAAGCGAATGGGAAAAAGTAGAAGATATTTTCAAAGAAAATAATATAAAAGAAATTATCCATTTTGCAGCTTCTTTAGTAGTACCTGAATCAGTAGAACAACCATTAAAATACTATTTAAACAATACAGCAAATACAGCAAACCTGATCCAAATCGCTACGAAATATGGAGTAAATAAATTTATCTTCTCTTCTACGGCTGCAGTGTATGGTGAACCAAACAAAGAAGATATTCCTGTAAGTGAGACTACACGAACTAGCCCTATAAATCCCTATGGAAGTTCAAAGCTATTTTCAGAATCAGTTATCAAAGATACAGCTTTTGCAAATGAAACTTTTAAATTTGTGATTTTAAGATATTTCAATGTAGCAGGTGCAGATGTAGATGGCAAAATCGGACAATCAACTTTAAATGCAACTCACCTTATCAAAGTAGCAGCAGAAACAGCACTAAATAAAAGAGCAAAAATGTCAATCTTTGGTGATGATTATGATACACAAGATGGAACTTGCATCAGAGACTATATTCATGTATGTGATTTAGCAGATGCTCACCTGAAGGCTCTAAAATATCTAGATACAAATCCATCAGATATTTTCAACTGTGGATATGGATATGGCTACTCTGTAAAAGAAGTAATAGATACTATGAAAAAAGTATCAAATACAGACTTCAAAGTAGACATAGTTCCAAGACGAGCGGGTGATCCTTCAACACTGATTTC